TCGAGGGGTTGGCGACAATAGATGAAAGTGCAATTACCGGTGAATCAGCACCGGTGATCCGCGAGGCTGGGGGCGATAAAAGTTCAGTTACAGGTGGCACCAAGGTTTTATCCGATCGAATTGTCGTGCAGGTAACGACAGAACAGGGTGAAAGCTTTCTGGATAAGATGATCGCACTGGTCGAAGGGGCAAGCCGCCAAAAAACACCTAACGAGATTGCCTTAACCATCCTTTTGGCAGGTTTTACACTTGTTTTTATTATCGTAACGGTGACCTTAAAACCATTTGCGGATTATGCCAATGTCGGTATCACCATTGCTTCGTTTATTTCACTTTTTGTCTGTCTGATTCCAACGACAATAGGTGGTCTTTTATCGGCGATTGGTATCGCGGGAATGGATCGCGCACTTCGTGCAAATGTTATTACAAAAAGTGGCAAGGCAGTTGAAACGGCGGGTGACATTGATGTCTTGTTGCTTGATAAAACTGGAACCATTACGATCGGAAATCGTAAGGCGACAAATTTTTACCCCGCCGATGGTGTCATGAAAGAAGCGCTGGTACGTGCAGCAACATTGAGCTCCATGGCGGATGAAACACCAGAAGGGAAATCAATTGTTGAATTGGCTGGTGTCAACCCATCGAGCTATAAGGTCGAAAACCCGGCATTCATTAAGTTTACCGCCGAAACCCGTAGCTCGGGAATAGACTTTGAACAGACACGTATTCGTAAAGGTGCAACAGATGCTATTCGAAATATCATTGTAAAGGCTGGAAATCTATTTCCTCAGGAAATAGATGAGCGCGTAAAGCTTATCTCTCAAAATGGGGGGACCCCATTGGTCGTAGCCGAGAATGAACAAGTACTCGGTGTCATAGAATTGCAGGATGTGATAAAACCCGGGATTCATGAACGCTTTGAAAGGTTGAGAAAAATGGGTATTAAGACTGTTATGGTGACAGGAGACAATCCGTTAACGGCCAAATATATTGCAGAAAAAGCAGGGGTGGATGATTTCATCGCCGAAGCGAAACCCGAAGACAAGATGAACTATATCAAAAAAGAACAGCTTGACGGGCGATTGGTCGCCATGATGGGGGATGGTACAAACGATGCTCCGGCACTTGCACAAGCGGATGTTGGTGTAGCAATGAATAGCGGTACGCAAGCTGCAAAAGAGGCTGGAAATATGGTCGATCTCGACAATGATCCGACCAAATTGATCGAGGTTGTGGAGATAGGTAAGCAATTGTTGATGACCCGGGGTACGCTGACAACATTCAGTATTGCAAACGATGTTGCCAAATATTTTGCGATTA
The genomic region above belongs to Sphingobacterium zeae and contains:
- the kdpB gene encoding potassium-transporting ATPase subunit KdpB, producing the protein MSSQQTLFQKELVQQALKQSFVKLNPKIMFRNPVMFTVEIGTLIMAVVCLWIMTGEKSQGTLGYNFTVFLILFLTLLFGNFAEAIAEARGKAQADSLRKTREETPATLRDGRVVSSAQLKKNDVFVCQAGDVIPLDGEIIEGLATIDESAITGESAPVIREAGGDKSSVTGGTKVLSDRIVVQVTTEQGESFLDKMIALVEGASRQKTPNEIALTILLAGFTLVFIIVTVTLKPFADYANVGITIASFISLFVCLIPTTIGGLLSAIGIAGMDRALRANVITKSGKAVETAGDIDVLLLDKTGTITIGNRKATNFYPADGVMKEALVRAATLSSMADETPEGKSIVELAGVNPSSYKVENPAFIKFTAETRSSGIDFEQTRIRKGATDAIRNIIVKAGNLFPQEIDERVKLISQNGGTPLVVAENEQVLGVIELQDVIKPGIHERFERLRKMGIKTVMVTGDNPLTAKYIAEKAGVDDFIAEAKPEDKMNYIKKEQLDGRLVAMMGDGTNDAPALAQADVGVAMNSGTQAAKEAGNMVDLDNDPTKLIEVVEIGKQLLMTRGTLTTFSIANDVAKYFAIIPALFIAAIPALQGLNIMQLSSPQSAILSAVIFNAIIIPLLIPLALKGVAYKPIGASALLRRNLLVFGLGGVLVPFIGIKVIDLLVSLFI